The following are from one region of the Silurus meridionalis isolate SWU-2019-XX chromosome 25, ASM1480568v1, whole genome shotgun sequence genome:
- the smyd1a gene encoding histone-lysine N-methyltransferase SMYD1a isoform X2, protein MDGVEVFPAGEKGRGLRTTKQMKTGEVVFTESSYAAVVFDSIFMHVCHSCFRRQVNPHRCAQCKFAHYCDRTCQRAAWEEHKHECAAIRQKGKAPNENVRLVARALWRTQKHKGKVFDTQLTTLDLLEDHISSMSPEDLEQLKKDVDNFQDYWKGNKKQYSTDYVSHIFGVINCNAFTMSDQRGIQAVGVGLFPNLCLVNHDCWPNCTVILNHGRIELRALENIPEGVELTVSYVDFLNLSKDRQKLLKKQYYFDCKCEHCSGGIKDELMMAVKETDGKKPSAELVKEVMDFSVEALAKIEQARVEGNFHEVVKICRECLKKQEPVLAETNLYLLRVFKVISEVLSYQQSFQEAAEFARRMVEGYRKLYHSNNAQLGMATMRAGVTHWHAGLIEAAHGLICKAYAILMVTHGPHHPITKDLEAMRSQTEMELRMFKENEHVYHSMREAAFSNKPMTARLLKSN, encoded by the exons TATCTTCATGCACGTGTGTCACAGCTGCTTCCGCAGACAGGTTAATCCACACCGTTGTGCCCAGTGCAAGTTTGCCCACTACTGTGACCGCACATGTCAGAGAGCTGCCTGGGAAGAGCACAAGCATGAGTGTGCTGCCATCAGACAAAAAGGCAAGGCACCCAATGAGAATGTGCG TCTGGTGGCCCGAGCTCTGTGGCGCACACAGAAGCACAAAGGAAAAGTCTTTGACACACAGCTAACAACTCTGGACCTCTTGGAGGACCACATCTCTTCAATGTCCCCAGAGGACCTTGAGCAGCTCAAAAAGGATGTTGACAACTTCCAGGACTACTGGAAAGGAAACAAAAAGCAGTATAGCACAGACTACGTCTCACATATCTTCGGTGTG ATCAACTGCAATGCCTTCACTATGAGTGACCAGCGTGGAATCCAGGCAGTCGGTGTGGGCCTTTTTCCTAACCTCTGTTTGGTCAACCATGACTGCTGGCCCAACTGTACTGTCATCCTCAATCATGGCAG GATTGAGCTGCGCGCCTTAGAAAATATCCCAGAAGGCGTTGAGCTTACAGTCAGCTATGTGGATTTCTTAAACTTATCCAAGGATCGTCAGAAGCTGCTCAAAAAGCAGTATTATTTTGACTGCAAGTGCGAACACTGCAGTGGTGGCATCAAGGATGAACTCATGATGGCGGTTAAAGAGACCGATGGCAAAAAG CCTTCAGCAGAGCTGGTGAAGGAGGTCATGGACTTTAGTGTGGAGGCCTTGGCCAAAATTGAACAAGCTCGTGTTGAGGGAAACTTTCATGAG GTTGTTAAAATCTGCCGTGAGTGCTTGAAAAAGCAGGAACCAGTGCTGGCTGAGACGAACCTCTACCTGCTGCGTGTGTTTAAGGTGATCAGTGAGGTTCTCTCATATCAGCAGTCCTTCCAGGAGGCTGCAGAATTCGCACGCAGGATGGTGGAAGGCTACAG GAAACTCTATCACTCAAACAATGCTCAGCTTGGTATGGCCACTATGAGGGCCGGTGTGACACACTGGCATGCAGGACTGATCGAAGCTGCACATGGCCTGATCTGTAAAGCCTATGCAATCCTCATGGTCACACACGGACCCCATCACCCAATTACTAAAGACTTGGAG GCTATGCGCTCACAGACTGAGATGGAGCTGCGCATGTTTAAGGAGAATGAACACGTCTACCACAGCATGCGTGAGGCAGCTTTCAGCAACAAACCCATGACTGCTAGACTGCTCAAGAGTAATTAG
- the smyd1a gene encoding histone-lysine N-methyltransferase SMYD1a isoform X1: MDGVEVFPAGEKGRGLRTTKQMKTGEVVFTESSYAAVVFDSIFMHVCHSCFRRQVNPHRCAQCKFAHYCDRTCQRAAWEEHKHECAAIRQKGKAPNENVRLVARALWRTQKHKGKVFDTQLTTLDLLEDHISSMSPEDLEQLKKDVDNFQDYWKGNKKQYSTDYVSHIFGVINCNAFTMSDQRGIQAVGVGLFPNLCLVNHDCWPNCTVILNHGSQTALDTALHSQRRIELRALENIPEGVELTVSYVDFLNLSKDRQKLLKKQYYFDCKCEHCSGGIKDELMMAVKETDGKKPSAELVKEVMDFSVEALAKIEQARVEGNFHEVVKICRECLKKQEPVLAETNLYLLRVFKVISEVLSYQQSFQEAAEFARRMVEGYRKLYHSNNAQLGMATMRAGVTHWHAGLIEAAHGLICKAYAILMVTHGPHHPITKDLEAMRSQTEMELRMFKENEHVYHSMREAAFSNKPMTARLLKSN; this comes from the exons TATCTTCATGCACGTGTGTCACAGCTGCTTCCGCAGACAGGTTAATCCACACCGTTGTGCCCAGTGCAAGTTTGCCCACTACTGTGACCGCACATGTCAGAGAGCTGCCTGGGAAGAGCACAAGCATGAGTGTGCTGCCATCAGACAAAAAGGCAAGGCACCCAATGAGAATGTGCG TCTGGTGGCCCGAGCTCTGTGGCGCACACAGAAGCACAAAGGAAAAGTCTTTGACACACAGCTAACAACTCTGGACCTCTTGGAGGACCACATCTCTTCAATGTCCCCAGAGGACCTTGAGCAGCTCAAAAAGGATGTTGACAACTTCCAGGACTACTGGAAAGGAAACAAAAAGCAGTATAGCACAGACTACGTCTCACATATCTTCGGTGTG ATCAACTGCAATGCCTTCACTATGAGTGACCAGCGTGGAATCCAGGCAGTCGGTGTGGGCCTTTTTCCTAACCTCTGTTTGGTCAACCATGACTGCTGGCCCAACTGTACTGTCATCCTCAATCATGGCAG TCAGACAGCTCTGGATACAGCATTGCACTCTCAGAGGAG GATTGAGCTGCGCGCCTTAGAAAATATCCCAGAAGGCGTTGAGCTTACAGTCAGCTATGTGGATTTCTTAAACTTATCCAAGGATCGTCAGAAGCTGCTCAAAAAGCAGTATTATTTTGACTGCAAGTGCGAACACTGCAGTGGTGGCATCAAGGATGAACTCATGATGGCGGTTAAAGAGACCGATGGCAAAAAG CCTTCAGCAGAGCTGGTGAAGGAGGTCATGGACTTTAGTGTGGAGGCCTTGGCCAAAATTGAACAAGCTCGTGTTGAGGGAAACTTTCATGAG GTTGTTAAAATCTGCCGTGAGTGCTTGAAAAAGCAGGAACCAGTGCTGGCTGAGACGAACCTCTACCTGCTGCGTGTGTTTAAGGTGATCAGTGAGGTTCTCTCATATCAGCAGTCCTTCCAGGAGGCTGCAGAATTCGCACGCAGGATGGTGGAAGGCTACAG GAAACTCTATCACTCAAACAATGCTCAGCTTGGTATGGCCACTATGAGGGCCGGTGTGACACACTGGCATGCAGGACTGATCGAAGCTGCACATGGCCTGATCTGTAAAGCCTATGCAATCCTCATGGTCACACACGGACCCCATCACCCAATTACTAAAGACTTGGAG GCTATGCGCTCACAGACTGAGATGGAGCTGCGCATGTTTAAGGAGAATGAACACGTCTACCACAGCATGCGTGAGGCAGCTTTCAGCAACAAACCCATGACTGCTAGACTGCTCAAGAGTAATTAG
- the thnsl2 gene encoding threonine synthase-like 2, with translation MQYCSTRGEVHGWDFQEVLFSGYAPDGGMFMPETIPLISPATLRSWYSLSYQQLVSEVCSLFIPEQLIPKHDLEGLISSALSKFSVPDAVKMVRLKGSLSILELFHGKTLAFKDLAMSCTTRFLEYFLCKDNRRAIILVGTSGDTGGSAISSVCDLSAVDVVVVFPRGRITQVQERQMTTHTADNVHVFAADGSSDEIDVPLRKLFADQYLVKRYGLMSLNSVNWSRILVQLAHFIYAYLQLSGVGDTEGDALPTLEVVVPTGGAGNITAGCIVKQMGVPLHLVAMVNSNDVVHRAVQSGDFSMADSVKQTLAPAIDIQDPYNMERVFWLLSGNNGALVKKMMEQFQDTHTLCLPETLHKKLVSIMCSGSVSDEGIIEAMKRCWEENQYLVCPHTAVGVWHHYHCPVRTGKNRCCIATASPAKFPEVVQKAGLTIDLPETVRRLEKMETRFTHLEQSENWEMALRERIEAIGFARQHGVLFYTH, from the exons ATGCAGTACTGCAGCACCCGTGGAGAGGTTCACGGTTGGGATTTTCAGGAAGTTCTCTTCTCAGGCTATGCTCCTGATGGGGGTATGTTCATGCCTGAGACAATTCCCTTGATCTCCCCTGCCACTCTCCGATCCTGGTACTCTTTGTCCTACCAGCAGCTCGTGTCAGAAGTGTGTTCGCTCTTCATCCCTGAGCAGCTCATCCCAAAACATGACTTGGAAG GCCTCATATCTAGTGCTTTGTCCAAGTTCTCCGTGCCAGATGCAGTGAAGATGGTGCGGCTGAAGGGCTCTTTGTCTATTTTGGAGCTGTTTCATGGAAAGACGCTGGCTTTTAAGGATCTGGCCATGAGCTGCACCACTCGCTTTCTGGAGTACTTTCTGTGCAAGGACAATCGACGTGCCATCATCCTTGTGG GGACATCTGGGGACACCGGAGGCTCAGccatcagcagtgtgtgtgatcTTAGTGCCGTGGACGTAGTGGTGGTTTTCCCACGTGGACGAATCACTCAGGTGCAGGAGAGACAAATGACCACACATACAGCGGACAATGTCCATGTTTTTGCAG CGGACGGAAGTTCGGATGAAATCGACGTGCCTTTGAGGAAGCTGTTTGCCGATCAGTACTTGGTGAAGCGCTATGGTCTGATGAGCCTGAACTCTGTGAACTGGTCACGCATTCTGGTGCAGCTCGCTCATTTTATATACGCCTACCTGCAACTGAGTGGAGTCGGGGATACGGAAGGAGACGCACTACCCACTCTGGAGGTAGTGGTGCCCACAGGAGGAGCAGGAAATATAACAG CTGGATGCATCGTTAAGCAGATGGGGGTTCCTCTGCACCTTGTGGCCATGGTGAACTCTAATGATGTGGTGCACCGTGCAGTTCAGAGTGGAGATTTCTCAATGGCTGACAGCGTCAAGCAAACTCTGGCTCCGGCCATCGATATCCAG GATCCTTATAACATGGAGCGTGTGTTCTGGCTCTTATCTGGAAATAATGGCGCTTTGGTAAAGAAGATGATGGAGCAGTTTCAggacactcacacactctgtctACCTGAAACACTCCACAAAAAG TTGGTTTCGATCATGTGTTCAGGTTCGGTGTCTGATGAAGGGATCATTGAGGCCATGAAGAGATGCTGGGAGGAAAATCAGTATTTGGTGTGTCCTCATACGGCTGTGGGAGTCTGGCATCACTACCACTGTCCTGTGCGCACTGGGAAGAatag GTGTTGCATTGCGACAGCATCCCCAGCCAAGTTTCCCGAAGTGGTACAGAAAGCAGGCCTGACTATCGACCTCCCTGAAACAGTGAGGCGGCTGGAAAAGATGGAGACACGTTTTACACATTTGGAGCAAAGTGAGAACTGGGAAATGGCATTAAGAGAGCGTATCGAGGCTATCGGTTTTGCACGGCAACATGGCGTGCTGTTTTATACACATTAA
- the oxt gene encoding oxytocin-neurophysin 1, whose product MSGAPLTIFCMLCLLSICTACYISNCPIGGKRAVQDIPARQCMACGPGDKGRCFGPNICCGEEMGCMVGTLEAMRCMEEDYVPSPCETGGKPCGSVAGRCAAPGVCCDSESCTTDPSCLEGEGDTSSHNLPASGKDLLLKLLHWTNYRPYQ is encoded by the exons ATGTCTGGAGCACCACTTACTATCTTCTGCATGCTGTGTCTGCTGTCCATTTGTACAGCCTGCTACATCTCTAACTGTCCAATTGGTGGCAAAAGAGCAGTACAGGACATCCCTGCTCGACAG TGTATGGCATGTGGTCCTGGAGATAAGGGTCGATGCTTTGGTCCCAATATCTGCTGCGGAGAGGAAATGGGCTGCATGGTGGGAACTCTGGAGGCCATGCGCTGCATGGAGGAAGACTACGTGCCTTCTCCATGTGAGACTGGAGGAAAACCATGTGGCTCTGTGGCAGGACGCTGTGCCGCACCAGGAGTCTGCTGTGACTCAG AGAgctgcaccactgatccctcatGTCTGGAAGGAGAAGGTGACACATCCTCTCACAACCTTCCTGCCAGTGGCAAAGACCTCCTTCTGAAGCTTCTTCATTGGACAAACTACAGACCTTACCAATGA